In Prosthecobacter sp., the genomic window CCGTGGCCGCGCAATTCGTGGCGAGGAGTTCGCGCAGGCGATTGTGGTGGTCCCAGTTGCCCGGCGAGGCGATTTCGATGAAACGCACGCCCGCTTCGGCCATGCGCCGTGCCAGCAGGCACTGCCGCGCGAACTGATCTTTTCCCTGGCCGATGCCGTAGAGTTTCAGGATGTGCTCCGGCTCGCTACGCAGGTCGAGCACGTTGGGAACTTCGCTCTGCATGCGAAACGCGAGTTCAAAGGACTGGATGGCACCTTCGATCTCAGGATGAAAGCCATCGCGATCCAGCTTCCGCTCGTTCAAACCGCGAATGAGGTCGATCTGCGCGCGCTGAAGGTCGCGTGGCACGTTTTTGTTGTCGATGTTCTTCATCGGCGGTCCGGGAGCCACGTCCTTCTTCAACAAGGCTGCATACAGCTCCGGCAACTGACTGCCGCCGAGTTTCGTGCCCTGGCAGATCGCGGGCAAAAACGCGCTGCCGTAGTTTTGAGCGCCACCATTGTCCGCCGGTGGATTCAGTGTGATGAAGCCCGGCAGATTCTCATTCTCAGTGCCGAGGCCATACAGCGTCCACGCACCAATCGAAGGCCGCACGAACTGAAAACTGCCCGTGTGCATCTGCCCGAAAGCCTGCGCGTGATTCGGCAAGTCGGTGTGCATTGAGTTGATGATGCACAGGTCGTCCGCATGCTTCGCCAGCTTCGGATACAGCGTCGTCATCCACTGTCCCGACTTCCCATATTGCGCAAACGGATGCACCGGCCCAAACAGCTTCGCGCCTGATGAATCACGGCCCAAACTCGCCGTCTTGCCATTTCGGGCGATCAACTCCGGCTTGTAATCAAAGAGGTCCACATGCGACGGCCCGCCGCGCATCGTCAGAAAGATCACCCGCTTCGCCCGGGGTGCAAAATGCGGTTCTTTGGCGGCCAGACCGCCCTTGGCTGCGGCCTGTTGGGCCAAGGCTGAAAAAGCGAGCCAGCCTATTCCCGACGACATCGTCGTCAGCATTTCGCGTCGTGAATGGATCGTATTCATGGTTTGAGTC contains:
- a CDS encoding DUF1501 domain-containing protein; this encodes MNTIHSRREMLTTMSSGIGWLAFSALAQQAAAKGGLAAKEPHFAPRAKRVIFLTMRGGPSHVDLFDYKPELIARNGKTASLGRDSSGAKLFGPVHPFAQYGKSGQWMTTLYPKLAKHADDLCIINSMHTDLPNHAQAFGQMHTGSFQFVRPSIGAWTLYGLGTENENLPGFITLNPPADNGGAQNYGSAFLPAICQGTKLGGSQLPELYAALLKKDVAPGPPMKNIDNKNVPRDLQRAQIDLIRGLNERKLDRDGFHPEIEGAIQSFELAFRMQSEVPNVLDLRSEPEHILKLYGIGQGKDQFARQCLLARRMAEAGVRFIEIASPGNWDHHNRLRELLATNCAATDQPIAALLTDLKARGMLKDTLVVWAGEFGRTPYAQSEDGRDHNHKGYSIWMAGGGVKGGITYGATDETGYKAALNPMHIHDWHATMLHLLGLDHTKLTYNYGGRNFRLTNVSGEVAKGILA